The window GCGACGCGCTACGAAAGCCTCTGCGACCCGCGTCTGAACCACATGCAGAGCCTCGAGCTCGCGTTCCTCGTGGCCGAGGAGCTGGCGAAGATCTGACGCATAAGCCGACGTAGGACACGGCACGGAGGTCGGACGATACCGCGAGGATCGTCCTACCTCCGTGCCATTTCCTTCGCCGGGAACGGCGAACGGATGCCGCGCACGCAGCGCGCGCCGGCGCTCAGAGCGAAGCGGCGATGCGGATCGACACCTCGGTGCCCTTGACGCGCTGCGTGTCCGCCGCGGGAGTCTGGGACTCGACCTTGGTGAACGGGTCGGGGAAGGCGTCCCACCGGGTGTCGTACTCGAGGGTGAAGCCGGCGTTGGTGAGCGCGGACTTCGCCTGATCGCGGGTCATGCCGACGACGTTCGGGATCGGGAAGAGGGGCGGCCCCTTCGACACGATGAGCGTGACGGTCTCACCCGGGCGCCAGTTGCCGCCGTCGGTGCGGCCGGCCATGTCGATGACACGACCCTCGTCGACCGAGGTGCTGAAGTCTTCGCGGGTGTCGCCGGAGACGACGAGACCGGCCTGGGTCAGCGCCGACGTCGCATCTCCGATGCTGAGGCCGCGCACGTTGGGCACGGGGCCCTTCGAGACGAGAAGCGAGACGGTGTCGCCTTCGAGAGCGGCGCACCCGTCGGTGCACGGCACCGCCTCCCCGCCCGCGCGCGGGACGAGGGTGGCGCCGAGCACCGTGCCGGCATCGGCGTCGGTGAACTCCTCCGCCCGGTCGCCGACGGCGAGGTTCAGCGCGGTGATGATCCCGTTCGCCTCGTCGGCGGTGCGTCCGTTCAGCGACTCGACCTGCTGGGGCCGGGGTCCCTGCGAGACCTGTACAGAAACCGTCGACTCCTTGTCGAGGCGCGCGCCGGCTCCGGGGTCGGTGCCGACCACGACCCCCGCGGGGATGTCGATGTCGTAGACGTCCTGCTGCACGGCCACGAGCGATTGCGCCGCGATGGCGGCCTCGGCGTCGGCGAACGACCCGCCCTCCACGAAGGGCACCGCCACGAGCGAGCCCGGGCCGGAGCCGAACCACCATCCCGTGCCGGCGGCGAGGCCCGCGAGCAGGATCACGAGCGTGAAGAGCCAGGCGCCGCGAGCGGTGCGTCGTCGCGTCTTGCCGCGAAGGCGTGCCGCGTTGTCGATCTCGTCGACCGTGGCGGTCGGCCCGGTCGGCGTGGCCGCATTCGCCGGGAGCACCTTCGTGTAGCCGCCGGAGTCGAAGGCCTCGTCGTCGACGGCGGTGCCCACGGAGACGGCTCGGGCGACCTGGGGGGCCACCCCGAGCTCGCGCTCGATGTCGCGAAGGCGCTGGAGCATGACCGACGCGTCGGTGGGCCGATCGTCGGGCACCTTCTCTGTCGACCACAGCACGAGCTCGTCGAGCTGCTCGGGAACGCTGGGGTTCTTCGCGCTCGGACGGGGGACCGAGTCGGTCGCGTGCTGGAAGGCGATCTGCATGGGCTGCTCGCCCTTGTAGGGCTGCTCGCCGACGAGCATCTCGTAGAGGAGGATGCCGAGGGAGTAGATGTCGCTGCGCGCATCCGCAGTTCCGCGGGTGACGAGCTCGGGTGCGAGGTAGGCGATCGTTCCCATGAGCATGGCGCCGCTGGCGGTGTTCGCGGTCGTCGCGCGGGCGAGACCGAAGTCTCCGATCTTGATGCGGCCGTCTTCGGCGAGCAGCACGTTCTCGGGTTTCACGTCGCGGTGGACGATTCCGGCCCGGTGTGCCGCCGCCAGACCCGAGAGCACGGCGTCCATGATCGTGATGGTCTGCGGAACCGTCAGGCGCTTCTGCTCGCGCATGAGTTCGCGCAGCGTGATGCCGGGGAGGTACTCCATGACCAGGTAGGCCATCTCGCCGTCCTGGCCCTGATCGAAGACGTTGACCACGTGCGGATCCGCCAGGCGCGCGGCTGAGCGCGCCTCCTGGATGAACCGGCTCTGGAACACGGTGTCATCGCTCAGATGGCCGTGCATCACCTTCAGCGCGACCCTGCGCTCGAGTCGCATGTCGGTGGCCACGTACACGGTAGCCATACCGCCGCGCGCAATGCGCGCGCGAACCCGGTATCGGCCGTCGACGAGACGGCCGATCAGCGGGTCGGTCTGCTGACTCGTGCTCACGCTCAGAGTCTACGGAGCGGCTCCTGTGAGCCGGGGGAGCGGCTCACCGCCGTTATCCAGCTGTGCCCGAAGCGGATGCTGCGCATCACCGCAGTGCGGCGAGCCACAGGGCGGCGGGCGCCTCCCACTGCGCGTAACGCTCGGGGTAGGCCGAGATCTGCACGGCCTGTGCCGCGTCGGCATAGCTCATGGCCTCCCACCCGGCGATGTCGAGCAGCCCGCGGGTGCGCGTGCCGTTCGGATCGGAGGGGCCGCCATAGAACACCCGCACCGAGCGCGTCGGGTCGCTGACCTCGGCGGCCGACCCCCAGCCCATGCTCGGCCGCTGCTGGAACAGGCCCAGCGAGTCGCGGTCGCCCCAGTCGAGGTTCCGCAGCCACGACTCCTGCATCGCCGTGCCCAGGGCGATGGCGATCCCGCGGTCGGGCACGCCGAGCTCGCGACCCACCCGCACGATGACCTGTGCGTTGGCGACCTGCTCGGCGTCGAGTCCGTCGATGACCGGGGCCGCGGATGCAGCGGACGCGGTTCCCGCGGGCACGGCGATGACCTGCCCGGGGTAGATGATCGACGACCGGTCCAGCCCGTTCGCGGCGAGCACGGCGTCGGTGGTGGAGCCGTGGGTTCGGGCGATCCCGCTGATCGTGTCGCCCGCGCGGATCGTGTAGCCCGTGGCCGCGGGCGGCGAGGGAGTGACGGCCTCTGGGGCGGGGGCGGCCCCAACATCCGGGGCCCCCAACTGGATCTTCTGGCCGGGACGGATGATCGACGACCACCCGAGTCCGTTGGTGCGGAGCACTTCGGCCGTGGACAGGCCGTGGCGTGCCGCGATGCCGCTGACGGTATCGCCGGGGGCGACGGTGTACTCGGCGGCGTGGGCCGCCTCGGGGACGCTGGCGAGGGCTAGGGCACCGACGAGAGCGACGGGCAGGCCCGCGAGGGCGCCCTTCGATCCGCGATGGGCAGGGTGAGCGACAGGTCGACGCATGGGGGGGACATCCGTTCTTCCGACTCCGGGTACCGTGTCACGGATGTGTACGTGTGTCAACGGAAGTGACGCATGAGGCTGATGTGAAAGTCGTTGCCCGACCGCGGATGAGGACCGCGCGCGCGGATGAGATAGTGGCATCGTGAGCGGTGCGACCTTCGAAACGACCTGGCTGTCCCTTCCCGAACTGGTGGAGGCGACCGGCGAGACGCTCAGCCGCGTCCGCCGGATGCTCGACGAGCGTCAGCTCGTCGGCACGCGACGAGACGGCAAGCTCCTCGTCCCCTCGGTGTTCCTCGTCGACGGCGAGCCGCTCGGGTCGCTTCGCGGCACGCTGATCGTGCTGCACGATCGCGGATTCACCGACGACGAGGCGATCGAGTGGCTGCTCTCCCCGGAGGAGTCCATCGGCGTCTCGCCGATCGAGTCGCTGCTCGCCGGGCGCAAGAGCGAAGTGCGTCGCGTCGCGCA is drawn from Microbacterium hatanonis and contains these coding sequences:
- the pknB gene encoding Stk1 family PASTA domain-containing Ser/Thr kinase encodes the protein MSTSQQTDPLIGRLVDGRYRVRARIARGGMATVYVATDMRLERRVALKVMHGHLSDDTVFQSRFIQEARSAARLADPHVVNVFDQGQDGEMAYLVMEYLPGITLRELMREQKRLTVPQTITIMDAVLSGLAAAHRAGIVHRDVKPENVLLAEDGRIKIGDFGLARATTANTASGAMLMGTIAYLAPELVTRGTADARSDIYSLGILLYEMLVGEQPYKGEQPMQIAFQHATDSVPRPSAKNPSVPEQLDELVLWSTEKVPDDRPTDASVMLQRLRDIERELGVAPQVARAVSVGTAVDDEAFDSGGYTKVLPANAATPTGPTATVDEIDNAARLRGKTRRRTARGAWLFTLVILLAGLAAGTGWWFGSGPGSLVAVPFVEGGSFADAEAAIAAQSLVAVQQDVYDIDIPAGVVVGTDPGAGARLDKESTVSVQVSQGPRPQQVESLNGRTADEANGIITALNLAVGDRAEEFTDADAGTVLGATLVPRAGGEAVPCTDGCAALEGDTVSLLVSKGPVPNVRGLSIGDATSALTQAGLVVSGDTREDFSTSVDEGRVIDMAGRTDGGNWRPGETVTLIVSKGPPLFPIPNVVGMTRDQAKSALTNAGFTLEYDTRWDAFPDPFTKVESQTPAADTQRVKGTEVSIRIAASL
- a CDS encoding LysM peptidoglycan-binding domain-containing protein is translated as MRRPVAHPAHRGSKGALAGLPVALVGALALASVPEAAHAAEYTVAPGDTVSGIAARHGLSTAEVLRTNGLGWSSIIRPGQKIQLGAPDVGAAPAPEAVTPSPPAATGYTIRAGDTISGIARTHGSTTDAVLAANGLDRSSIIYPGQVIAVPAGTASAASAAPVIDGLDAEQVANAQVIVRVGRELGVPDRGIAIALGTAMQESWLRNLDWGDRDSLGLFQQRPSMGWGSAAEVSDPTRSVRVFYGGPSDPNGTRTRGLLDIAGWEAMSYADAAQAVQISAYPERYAQWEAPAALWLAALR
- a CDS encoding Rv2175c family DNA-binding protein; this translates as MSGATFETTWLSLPELVEATGETLSRVRRMLDERQLVGTRRDGKLLVPSVFLVDGEPLGSLRGTLIVLHDRGFTDDEAIEWLLSPEESIGVSPIESLLAGRKSEVRRVAQSLG